One Natrinema halophilum genomic window carries:
- a CDS encoding DUF555 domain-containing protein — MNCRVVVEAAVPVFDVETEDEAIRIAISKTGEMLNPDLNYVEINMGERTSPSGEELPPAFIAADEALVALELEMTVFNVEREEHASRIARKEIGQRLENIPLEIERVDVLEDDSEDSSAAASDSTDADSTDEKADTDDESVAESDNEGDDDEILPEFEDLVE, encoded by the coding sequence ATGAATTGCAGGGTTGTCGTCGAAGCTGCCGTGCCGGTATTCGACGTTGAAACTGAAGACGAGGCGATTCGTATCGCCATCTCGAAGACGGGCGAGATGTTGAACCCTGACCTGAACTACGTCGAAATCAACATGGGCGAGCGAACCTCTCCATCGGGCGAGGAACTACCGCCTGCTTTTATTGCGGCCGATGAAGCACTCGTCGCGCTCGAACTGGAGATGACCGTCTTCAACGTCGAGCGTGAAGAACACGCCTCGCGGATCGCACGAAAGGAGATCGGTCAGCGCCTCGAGAACATTCCACTCGAGATCGAACGCGTCGACGTATTAGAAGACGACTCTGAGGATTCGAGTGCAGCGGCCAGCGATTCGACCGATGCCGATTCGACGGATGAGAAAGCAGACACAGACGACGAATCAGTGGCCGAATCAGATAACGAGGGGGACGACGACGAAATTCTCCCCGAATTCGAAGACTTGGTCGAGTGA
- a CDS encoding UPF0058 family protein, translating into MKKQELIHLHGLLAEVSNQCAEWNGCQIDLEEYESRGIRPTSIHKSKTDHKAAVFALAGGITTNMREGEQEAVAATAD; encoded by the coding sequence ATGAAGAAACAGGAGCTCATTCACCTTCACGGCCTTCTCGCGGAGGTATCGAACCAGTGCGCGGAGTGGAACGGTTGTCAAATCGATCTTGAAGAGTACGAATCGCGCGGAATTCGGCCGACCTCGATCCATAAATCGAAAACTGACCACAAAGCTGCTGTTTTTGCGCTCGCCGGCGGAATCACGACGAACATGCGCGAGGGTGAGCAGGAAGCAGTCGCCGCAACTGCGGACTGA